The following proteins come from a genomic window of Eretmochelys imbricata isolate rEreImb1 chromosome 11, rEreImb1.hap1, whole genome shotgun sequence:
- the SF3B1 gene encoding splicing factor 3B subunit 1 isoform X6: protein MAKIAKTHEDIEAQIREIQGKKAALDEAQGVGLDSTGYYDQEIYGGSDSRFAGYVTSIAATELEDDDDDYSSTSLLGQKKPGYHAPVALLNDIPQSTEQYDPFAEHRPQKIADREDEYKKHRRMMIISPERLDPFADGRRTRK from the exons ATGGCGAAGATCGCCAAGACCCACGAAG ATATTGAAGCACAGATTCGAGAAATTCAAGGAAAAAAGGCTGCCCTTGATGAAGCTCAGGGAGTAGGCCTTGATTCCACAGGATACTACGATCAAGAGATTTATGGTGGCAGTGACAGCAGGTTTGCTGGATATGTGACTTCTATTGCAGCAACTGAATTAGAAGAT GATGATGATGACTACTCCTCTACAAGTTTGCTTGGTCAGAAGAAGCCAGGGTACCATGCTCCAGTAGCATTACTTAATGACATACCACAGTCAACTGAACAG TATGATCCCTTTGCTGAACATCGTCCACAGAAGATTGCAGATCGAGAAGATGAATACAAAAAGCACAGGCGGATGATGATCATTTCTCCTGAGCGCCTTGATCCTTTTGCAGATG GTAGAAGGACAAGAAAATAA
- the SF3B1 gene encoding splicing factor 3B subunit 1 isoform X5, translating to MAKIAKTHEDIEAQIREIQGKKAALDEAQGVGLDSTGYYDQEIYGGSDSRFAGYVTSIAATELEDDDDDYSSTSLLGQKKPGYHAPVALLNDIPQSTEQYDPFAEHRPQKIADREDEYKKHRRMMIISPERLDPFADAVLLYASPVCILKGAVQHILCKLW from the exons ATGGCGAAGATCGCCAAGACCCACGAAG ATATTGAAGCACAGATTCGAGAAATTCAAGGAAAAAAGGCTGCCCTTGATGAAGCTCAGGGAGTAGGCCTTGATTCCACAGGATACTACGATCAAGAGATTTATGGTGGCAGTGACAGCAGGTTTGCTGGATATGTGACTTCTATTGCAGCAACTGAATTAGAAGAT GATGATGATGACTACTCCTCTACAAGTTTGCTTGGTCAGAAGAAGCCAGGGTACCATGCTCCAGTAGCATTACTTAATGACATACCACAGTCAACTGAACAG TATGATCCCTTTGCTGAACATCGTCCACAGAAGATTGCAGATCGAGAAGATGAATACAAAAAGCACAGGCGGATGATGATCATTTCTCCTGAGCGCCTTGATCCTTTTGCAGATG CAGTACTGCTATATGCCAGTCCTGTCTGCATTCTTAAGGGTGCAGTTCAACACATCCTGTGTAAATTATGGTGA